In Romboutsia lituseburensis, a genomic segment contains:
- a CDS encoding hydrogenase maturation nickel metallochaperone HypA, whose product MHELGVVIEVVKTVEKVALENNLTKIDSVVLQIGELSSMIPKYIESCFPVAVDNTSLQDMKLKIEVIPANGICKSCNKVFNVKENNGQCINCSSKSWDLLSGKEFMIKEIVAY is encoded by the coding sequence ATGCACGAGCTAGGGGTAGTTATAGAAGTTGTAAAAACAGTGGAAAAAGTAGCGCTAGAAAATAATTTAACGAAAATAGATAGCGTAGTATTACAGATAGGAGAATTATCTTCTATGATACCTAAATATATAGAAAGCTGCTTTCCAGTAGCAGTAGATAATACAAGTTTGCAAGATATGAAGTTAAAAATAGAAGTTATACCTGCAAATGGCATTTGCAAAAGTTGCAATAAAGTATTTAATGTAAAAGAAAATAATGGACAATGCATTAATTGTAGCAGTAAAAGCTGGGATTTACTCAGTGGAAAAGAATTTATGATTAAGGAAATAGTAGCCTATTAA
- a CDS encoding FAD-dependent oxidoreductase, translated as MAIKEKVLQFANQVSGKKLGSRGYFNENDARYKILEPVVTDEMAEVLLCMKIRQKITAEKVAPLCKKSVDRCTELLLALSKIGVVFVNEIDGVDTFWYETWVPGIMEMMVNNKEQAKKYPQIPKAFHDYGVENGPRSTGSFPPGVGLMRVIPIEIAIDGETRRASYEEISKYLYDSDKFSVSDCSCRTARESMGEGCGHLKEDMCIQLGHAAEYYIRTGRGREITREEAFEIIKKAEENGLMHQIPNLDGSGKTHAICNCCGCSCLALKGANMFANTDMVRSNYVSKVDKDKCVACGECVVNCPTNALKLGQKLCSSKPIVDKIERKETPRNTNWGPDRWNEDYRINREDVVESGTSPCKTACPANIAVQGYIKLASQGRYKEALELIKQENPFPAICGRICPRKCESSCTRGNIDSPIAIDEIKKFIAEQDLKEEHSFIPKKRHSYGKKIAIIGGGPAGLSCAYYLSIDGYKVTVFEKQKALGGMLTLGIPSFRLEKEVINAEIEILRQMGVEFKTGIEVGKDITLDELRKDGNDAFYLAIGAQAGRKLNIKGEDAKGVIPGVEFVRDVNLGEDVKLNGKVVVIGGGNVAIDVARNATRVGADSVDMFCLENREQMPALEEEIEEALEENIVINNSWGPNRIIVEDEKVVGVEFKKCISVFDENGKFSPVFDENNLKVVDADYVLISVGQSIDWGDLLKGSKVELNPNNTIKADGFTYQTNEPDIFAGGDSYTGPRFAIDAIAAGKQGAISIHRFVQPGQSLVNGRDRRDYHEFDKKSLQLEGYDKMPRQRPNHKSDVNVKESFKDMRLIFTEEQMKKETERCLGCGATVVDEYMCVGCGQCTTKCKFDAISLVRKYDAEGVAYEDLKPAVVKNVIRRKGRIITKKVKDVFVK; from the coding sequence TTAGACAAAAAATAACGGCTGAAAAAGTGGCACCTTTATGCAAAAAAAGTGTTGATAGGTGCACAGAGTTATTATTAGCATTATCAAAAATAGGGGTAGTTTTTGTTAATGAAATAGATGGTGTAGATACTTTCTGGTATGAAACTTGGGTACCAGGAATTATGGAAATGATGGTTAATAACAAGGAGCAGGCTAAAAAATATCCACAAATTCCTAAAGCATTTCATGATTATGGTGTGGAAAATGGACCTAGATCTACAGGTAGTTTTCCCCCAGGCGTGGGACTTATGCGTGTTATTCCAATAGAAATAGCTATAGATGGAGAAACGAGAAGAGCCTCGTATGAGGAAATATCAAAATATTTATACGATAGTGATAAATTCTCTGTATCAGACTGTTCATGTCGTACAGCAAGAGAAAGCATGGGAGAAGGATGCGGTCATTTAAAAGAGGATATGTGTATTCAGCTAGGTCATGCAGCTGAGTATTACATAAGAACAGGAAGAGGTAGAGAGATAACTAGAGAAGAGGCTTTTGAAATAATAAAAAAAGCTGAAGAAAATGGTTTAATGCACCAAATACCAAACTTAGATGGTTCAGGAAAAACTCACGCCATATGCAATTGCTGTGGATGTTCTTGTTTAGCGCTGAAGGGTGCAAATATGTTTGCAAATACGGATATGGTACGTTCTAATTATGTATCTAAAGTAGATAAAGATAAGTGTGTTGCTTGTGGGGAGTGTGTAGTAAACTGCCCAACTAATGCTTTGAAACTAGGTCAAAAATTATGTTCTAGCAAACCTATCGTAGATAAAATAGAAAGAAAAGAGACTCCAAGAAATACTAATTGGGGACCAGATAGATGGAATGAAGATTATAGAATTAATAGAGAGGATGTAGTAGAAAGTGGAACAAGTCCATGTAAAACTGCATGCCCTGCCAATATAGCTGTTCAAGGATATATTAAGCTTGCTTCACAAGGAAGATACAAAGAAGCTTTAGAACTTATAAAACAAGAAAATCCATTTCCAGCTATATGTGGTCGTATCTGTCCTAGAAAGTGTGAATCATCATGTACAAGAGGAAATATAGATTCACCGATTGCTATAGATGAAATCAAAAAGTTTATAGCTGAGCAAGATTTAAAAGAAGAGCATAGTTTCATTCCTAAAAAAAGACATAGTTATGGCAAGAAGATTGCCATAATAGGTGGCGGACCTGCTGGACTTTCATGTGCTTACTATTTATCAATAGACGGATACAAGGTAACTGTGTTTGAAAAACAAAAAGCACTTGGTGGTATGCTAACTCTAGGGATTCCTTCTTTCAGATTGGAAAAAGAAGTAATTAATGCTGAAATAGAAATACTAAGACAAATGGGAGTAGAGTTTAAAACAGGTATAGAGGTAGGTAAGGATATTACATTAGATGAATTAAGAAAAGATGGGAATGACGCTTTCTATTTAGCAATTGGGGCACAAGCTGGTAGAAAATTAAATATAAAAGGTGAAGATGCAAAAGGTGTTATACCAGGGGTAGAATTTGTACGTGATGTTAACTTAGGAGAAGATGTAAAACTAAATGGAAAAGTAGTTGTTATTGGTGGAGGAAATGTTGCTATAGATGTTGCAAGAAATGCAACAAGAGTAGGTGCAGATAGTGTAGATATGTTCTGTTTAGAAAATCGTGAACAAATGCCTGCTCTAGAAGAAGAAATAGAAGAAGCTTTAGAAGAGAATATAGTAATAAATAACTCTTGGGGCCCTAATAGAATAATTGTAGAAGATGAGAAAGTAGTAGGAGTTGAATTTAAAAAATGTATTTCTGTATTTGATGAAAATGGAAAATTCTCTCCAGTATTTGATGAAAATAATTTAAAAGTAGTAGATGCTGATTACGTTTTAATTTCAGTAGGTCAAAGTATTGATTGGGGCGATTTACTTAAAGGAAGCAAAGTAGAGTTAAATCCTAATAATACAATAAAAGCTGATGGATTTACTTATCAAACAAATGAACCTGATATATTTGCTGGAGGAGATTCATATACTGGTCCTAGATTTGCAATAGATGCAATAGCAGCAGGTAAACAAGGAGCTATATCAATTCATCGTTTTGTTCAGCCAGGGCAAAGTTTAGTAAATGGACGTGATAGAAGAGACTATCATGAATTTGATAAGAAAAGCTTGCAATTAGAAGGATATGACAAAATGCCAAGACAAAGACCAAATCATAAATCTGATGTAAATGTAAAAGAATCTTTCAAAGATATGCGTCTTATTTTTACAGAAGAACAAATGAAAAAAGAAACAGAAAGATGTTTAGGTTGTGGAGCTACTGTTGTAGATGAATATATGTGTGTAGGTTGTGGCCAATGTACTACAAAATGCAAGTTTGACGCTATATCATTAGTAAGAAAATATGATGCAGAAGGTGTAGCTTATGAAGATTTAAAACCAGCAGTAGTTAAAAATGTTATAAGACGAAAAGGTAGAATAATAACAAAAAAAGTTAAGGATGTATTTGTAAAATAA
- a CDS encoding methionyl aminopeptidase — protein sequence MKLNRNDECWCKSKVKYKKCHMQFDEKLNKLKQMGHEVPSHEIIKTKEQIEKIKESAKINDAVLDEVSKQIKEGMTTEDINKIVHDFTISKGAVPAPLNYGGFPKSVCTSINDEICHGIPSKNTVLKDGDIINVDVSTIYNGYYSDASRMFMIGNVSEEAKRLVEVTKECLYKGIEAIKPWGKLGDIGYAVQQHAQKNGYSVVEEFGGHGIGLQFHEDPFVYHYGSANEGMVLVPGMIFTIEPMINQGTCDLYIDAENEWTSYTEDGKLSAQWEHMVLVTEDGVEILAK from the coding sequence ATGAAATTAAACAGAAATGATGAATGTTGGTGTAAAAGTAAAGTTAAATATAAAAAATGCCACATGCAATTTGATGAAAAATTAAACAAACTAAAACAAATGGGACATGAAGTTCCATCACATGAAATTATAAAAACTAAAGAACAAATAGAAAAAATAAAAGAAAGTGCAAAAATAAATGATGCTGTACTAGATGAAGTATCAAAGCAAATAAAAGAGGGGATGACTACTGAGGATATAAATAAAATCGTACATGATTTTACAATATCTAAAGGAGCAGTACCAGCACCACTTAATTATGGAGGATTCCCGAAAAGTGTATGTACTTCAATAAATGATGAAATATGCCATGGAATACCTAGTAAAAATACAGTCTTGAAAGATGGAGATATAATAAATGTAGATGTTTCAACGATATACAATGGTTATTATTCTGATGCATCAAGAATGTTTATGATAGGAAATGTTAGTGAAGAAGCTAAGAGATTAGTAGAAGTAACTAAAGAGTGTTTATATAAAGGAATAGAAGCTATTAAGCCATGGGGAAAATTAGGAGATATTGGTTATGCAGTGCAACAACATGCACAGAAAAACGGATATTCAGTAGTTGAAGAATTTGGAGGACATGGAATAGGGCTACAGTTCCATGAAGATCCTTTTGTTTATCATTATGGTAGTGCTAATGAAGGGATGGTTTTAGTTCCAGGTATGATATTTACTATAGAGCCTATGATTAACCAAGGAACATGTGATTTATATATTGATGCAGAAAATGAATGGACTTCGTATACTGAAGATGGAAAATTATCTGCTCAATGGGAGCATATGGTTTTAGTCACTGAAGATGGAGTTGAAATTTTAGCTAAGTAA
- a CDS encoding DUF5692 family protein — protein MGILYEKITFEGWGIFLFVLLALMAFNELGRSTKWTGILLFLIVPTFLTIYVWPTTAAPGNEYGTGTWFNWVKTYSALAGCIWFMALRYIPSLQKKKWALALPAMILALNIFEASIRDFQIFTYGLIDGGVVDNLWTISGPWNIMNGIAGLLNIITICGCYGIFISRDKTKDMIWPDMIWTWIIAYDVWNFAYTYNCISDHSIYCGAALLLSCTIPTFFIKRGAWLQHRAQTLALWIMFVMTVPQFADRIAPVPTTHNKTAFFVVSLISLTVNAALAIYQFNKVRKNKLNPIKDEIYTDTNAYRNVLAENK, from the coding sequence ATGGGGATTTTATATGAAAAAATTACCTTTGAAGGATGGGGAATTTTCCTGTTTGTATTACTTGCATTGATGGCATTCAATGAACTTGGAAGATCAACAAAATGGACGGGTATACTATTATTTTTAATAGTACCTACATTTTTAACTATTTATGTATGGCCAACTACAGCAGCACCAGGTAATGAATATGGGACGGGAACTTGGTTTAATTGGGTAAAAACTTATTCAGCACTGGCTGGGTGTATTTGGTTTATGGCTCTTAGATACATTCCATCCCTACAAAAGAAAAAATGGGCATTGGCTCTTCCAGCAATGATTTTAGCATTAAATATATTTGAAGCTTCTATTAGAGACTTTCAAATTTTCACTTATGGATTAATTGATGGTGGAGTTGTAGATAATCTTTGGACAATATCTGGGCCTTGGAATATTATGAATGGGATAGCAGGTCTATTAAATATAATCACAATTTGTGGTTGCTATGGAATATTTATATCGAGAGATAAAACAAAAGATATGATATGGCCAGATATGATATGGACATGGATTATAGCCTATGATGTATGGAACTTTGCTTATACTTATAACTGTATATCAGATCATTCAATTTATTGTGGTGCAGCTTTATTACTTTCATGTACTATACCAACTTTCTTTATAAAAAGAGGAGCTTGGTTACAACACCGTGCTCAAACATTAGCCCTTTGGATTATGTTTGTCATGACTGTTCCTCAATTTGCTGATAGGATAGCACCAGTTCCTACAACACACAATAAGACTGCGTTCTTTGTGGTAAGTTTAATATCTTTAACGGTGAATGCAGCTTTAGCAATTTATCAATTTAATAAGGTAAGAAAAAATAAACTTAATCCAATAAAGGATGAAATTTATACAGATACTAATGCTTATAGAAATGTCCTTGCTGAAAATAAGTAG